A portion of the Pseudoxanthomonas sp. JBR18 genome contains these proteins:
- a CDS encoding copper chaperone PCu(A)C, protein MFKTIVIAGLLGLLPVAQAATPSPAIQVREAWTRATPPHAPTAVGYLTLVNTAAQADRLVGARSPAAARVELHESAMQGGVMRMRQVDGVDLPAGATVSLAPSGTHLMLVAPTGPLVAGQQVEVTLSFAHAPDLVVHLKVMPLGAAGPHDMHDMHM, encoded by the coding sequence ATGTTCAAGACCATCGTTATCGCGGGGCTGCTGGGGTTGTTGCCCGTGGCCCAGGCCGCCACGCCGTCGCCGGCCATCCAGGTGCGCGAGGCCTGGACGCGGGCCACACCGCCGCATGCACCGACGGCGGTCGGATACCTGACCCTGGTCAACACCGCGGCACAGGCCGACCGGCTGGTGGGCGCGCGCTCGCCGGCGGCGGCGCGCGTGGAACTGCACGAGAGCGCCATGCAGGGCGGGGTCATGCGCATGCGCCAGGTGGATGGCGTGGATCTGCCTGCCGGCGCAACCGTGTCGCTGGCCCCGTCCGGCACGCATCTGATGCTGGTCGCCCCCACCGGGCCGCTGGTGGCCGGGCAGCAGGTGGAGGTCACCCTGTCCTTCGCCCACGCGCCGGACCTAGTCGTGCACCTGAAGGTGATGCCGCTGGGCGCGGCCGGTCCCCACGACATGCACGACATGCACATGTGA
- a CDS encoding PepSY domain-containing protein, producing the protein MAALATTTRRGIGAASLYRAVWRWHFYAGLLVLPFLAWLALTGAGFVYHKPLDRLVHHALLVVQPSATQATPQRIADAALAAQPGQVFRYTTPAQADASAEVGVITATGARRVVYVDPADARVLGSLPDRGTFGWTLRRLHSLDLLGAWASALIELAAGWTILLVLTGVYLWWPRGRTGGVVTVRGRPTQRLFWRDLHAVLGIGAGAAVLFLALTGMPWSWLWGAQVNQWVNGHNFGYPAGVRVQVPMSQARLAQTTVPAWSLAQARLPQSMPKDAMADMPGMNHPGHARSAGTAPQVGAIGLDRALAIFAARGIGAGYSVSMPQGARGVYTASLYNGHLDQQRVIHLDQYSGKVLLDMDYADYGPVAKAFEWGINVHMGDEFGNANRLLLVLACACTLLLCVSAAVMWWKRRPRAGLGVPPLPAQPRALKMVVALLAVGGVLFPLVGVSLLLVLVFDLGWMQRRQRRLHTT; encoded by the coding sequence ATGGCCGCGCTTGCGACGACGACCCGGCGTGGCATCGGTGCCGCTTCGCTGTATCGCGCGGTGTGGCGCTGGCACTTCTACGCAGGCCTGCTGGTGCTGCCGTTCCTGGCGTGGCTGGCGCTGACCGGCGCGGGCTTTGTCTATCACAAGCCATTGGACCGGCTGGTGCATCACGCGTTGCTGGTCGTGCAGCCGAGCGCGACGCAGGCGACGCCGCAACGCATCGCCGATGCTGCCCTGGCCGCGCAGCCGGGCCAGGTGTTCCGCTATACCACCCCGGCCCAGGCCGATGCGTCGGCGGAAGTCGGCGTGATCACCGCGACCGGTGCGCGCCGCGTGGTCTATGTGGATCCGGCCGATGCGCGGGTGCTGGGGTCGTTACCGGATCGCGGCACCTTCGGCTGGACGCTGCGCCGTTTGCATAGCCTGGATCTGCTCGGCGCCTGGGCCAGCGCGCTGATCGAACTGGCCGCCGGCTGGACGATCCTGCTGGTGCTGACCGGCGTCTACCTGTGGTGGCCGAGGGGGAGGACAGGCGGCGTGGTCACGGTGCGCGGCAGGCCGACGCAGCGGCTGTTCTGGCGCGACCTGCATGCGGTGCTTGGCATCGGCGCGGGCGCGGCGGTGCTGTTCCTGGCGCTGACCGGGATGCCGTGGTCGTGGCTGTGGGGCGCGCAGGTCAACCAGTGGGTCAATGGACACAACTTCGGCTATCCGGCCGGCGTGCGCGTGCAGGTGCCGATGTCGCAGGCGCGCCTGGCGCAGACCACGGTGCCGGCCTGGTCGCTGGCGCAGGCGCGCCTGCCGCAGTCGATGCCCAAGGATGCGATGGCCGACATGCCCGGCATGAATCACCCGGGTCACGCCAGGAGTGCTGGCACCGCGCCGCAAGTCGGTGCGATCGGGCTGGACCGCGCATTGGCGATCTTCGCTGCGCGCGGCATCGGCGCCGGCTACAGCGTGTCGATGCCGCAGGGTGCGCGCGGCGTGTATACCGCCTCGCTCTACAACGGACACCTGGATCAGCAGCGGGTGATCCACCTGGACCAGTACAGCGGCAAGGTGCTGCTGGATATGGACTATGCCGACTACGGCCCGGTGGCCAAGGCGTTTGAGTGGGGCATCAACGTGCACATGGGCGATGAGTTCGGCAATGCCAACCGGCTGCTGCTGGTGCTGGCCTGTGCCTGCACGCTGCTGCTCTGTGTCAGCGCGGCGGTGATGTGGTGGAAGCGGCGTCCGCGCGCCGGGTTGGGCGTGCCGCCGCTGCCCGCGCAGCCGCGGGCGCTGAAGATGGTCGTGGCGCTGCTGGCGGTGGGAGGCGTGCTGTTCCCGTTGGTGGGCGTTTCACTGCTGCTGGTGCTGGTGTTCGATCTTGGCTGGATGCAGCGCCGGCAGCGGCGTCTGCACACAACGTAG
- a CDS encoding TonB-dependent receptor → MALLACTGQAAALEQDDAVLTLGQVQVQAANRGALPAHKVITSVDVVGADQVRDQHVDNTWELFGKVPGMQLTPFRMGTVGGSFSFRGFNAEGRINAVKLLIDGIPSNDNAGAMPYLDAVMSGDIAAIEVVRGTNDARYGLNAIAGDVNLVTRTGGNEGRLNLTLGSYGTREVQLSKGFESGPWTQNYFLGWRDSDGARDHADAVKRNFAAKWGYNAQDDRWRALLSTRYYRNDAREPGYFSTYALAKATPRDAVSYAAADGGQRQTAQTALHLDGRLGQAWTWSGKAYVNRYTNARFVRFSQTGSQQERDNDETQRGLLATATWSPSGMFALEGGADAQWQDNTARRWRTASQARLALTRDWDYTLDTRGAYLQAVLQPIEGLKLVPAYRIDRVDGALHDRITGLRYDTYGYGTIRQPKFSASYALNEATTAYANWGRTFQIGAGDGAYRTTVHDLGPSINDGWEAGFKLVPTPWLSGRVAYWEQRASGEVATVLGATGTGSDVTNVGRTLRRGWDLQANLQPGQRWSAWFAYSRQKATVAEAAPDAPLTEGRQIENVPRWLASAGVDWQVTDRVKLSAWGNGQGDYYLERTNTLGRYGSYALANLGATWTLDARNEVSLQLKNVTDRFYVYAWYDSGSYGFSPGDGRALYASWTWSF, encoded by the coding sequence CTGGCCTTGCTGGCCTGCACCGGCCAAGCCGCCGCCCTGGAGCAGGACGATGCCGTGCTCACCCTGGGCCAAGTGCAGGTCCAGGCCGCAAACCGCGGCGCCTTGCCTGCGCACAAGGTCATCACTTCGGTCGATGTGGTCGGCGCCGATCAGGTGCGCGACCAGCATGTGGACAACACCTGGGAGTTGTTCGGCAAGGTGCCGGGCATGCAGCTCACCCCGTTCCGCATGGGCACGGTGGGGGGCAGTTTCTCGTTCCGCGGGTTCAATGCCGAGGGGCGCATCAACGCGGTCAAGCTGCTGATCGATGGCATTCCCAGTAACGACAACGCTGGCGCGATGCCCTACCTGGACGCGGTGATGTCCGGCGACATCGCCGCCATCGAAGTCGTGCGCGGCACCAACGATGCGCGCTACGGGCTCAACGCCATCGCCGGTGACGTCAATCTGGTCACCCGCACCGGCGGCAACGAGGGCCGGCTGAACCTCACCCTCGGCAGCTACGGCACGCGCGAGGTGCAGTTGTCCAAGGGCTTCGAATCCGGCCCTTGGACGCAGAACTACTTCCTCGGCTGGCGCGATTCGGATGGCGCCCGGGATCATGCCGACGCGGTGAAGCGCAACTTCGCCGCCAAGTGGGGTTACAACGCACAGGACGATCGCTGGCGCGCGCTGCTGAGCACGCGCTACTACCGCAATGACGCGCGCGAGCCGGGTTACTTCAGCACCTATGCGCTGGCGAAGGCCACCCCGCGCGACGCGGTGTCCTACGCGGCGGCAGACGGCGGGCAGCGCCAGACTGCGCAGACCGCGCTGCACCTGGACGGTCGCCTTGGGCAGGCCTGGACCTGGAGCGGCAAGGCCTACGTCAACCGCTACACCAATGCGCGGTTCGTGCGCTTCTCGCAGACCGGCAGCCAGCAGGAGCGCGACAACGACGAGACCCAGCGGGGCCTGCTCGCGACTGCGACCTGGAGCCCGAGCGGCATGTTCGCGCTGGAAGGTGGCGCGGACGCACAATGGCAGGACAACACCGCGCGGCGCTGGCGGACCGCGTCACAGGCCCGCCTGGCGCTGACCCGCGATTGGGATTACACGCTCGACACGCGCGGCGCCTATCTGCAGGCGGTGCTGCAGCCGATCGAAGGGCTCAAGCTGGTGCCGGCATATCGCATCGACCGTGTCGACGGCGCCCTGCACGACCGCATCACCGGCCTGCGCTACGACACCTACGGCTACGGCACCATCCGCCAACCCAAGTTCAGCGCCTCGTATGCGTTGAACGAGGCCACGACGGCCTACGCCAACTGGGGTCGCACCTTCCAGATCGGAGCCGGCGATGGTGCGTATCGCACCACCGTCCACGATCTCGGTCCGTCGATCAACGATGGCTGGGAAGCGGGCTTCAAGCTGGTGCCGACGCCGTGGCTGAGCGGGCGAGTGGCGTACTGGGAGCAGCGCGCCTCCGGTGAGGTCGCCACCGTGCTAGGCGCCACCGGCACCGGCAGCGATGTCACCAATGTCGGCCGCACCCTGCGGCGTGGCTGGGATCTGCAGGCCAACCTGCAGCCGGGGCAACGCTGGAGTGCGTGGTTCGCCTACTCGCGGCAGAAGGCCACGGTGGCCGAGGCCGCACCGGATGCGCCGCTGACCGAAGGCCGTCAGATCGAGAACGTGCCGCGCTGGCTGGCGAGCGCCGGCGTGGACTGGCAGGTCACCGACCGGGTGAAGCTCAGCGCCTGGGGCAACGGCCAGGGCGATTATTATCTCGAACGCACCAATACGCTGGGCCGCTACGGCAGCTACGCGCTGGCCAACCTCGGCGCGACCTGGACGCTGGACGCGCGCAACGAAGTCTCGCTGCAGCTGAAGAACGTCACTGATCGCTTCTACGTCTACGCGTGGTACGACAGCGGCAGCTATGGCTTCTCGCCTGGCGACGGGCGTGCGCTCTATGCCAGCTGGACCTGGAGCTTCTGA